From one Candidatus Thioglobus sp. NP1 genomic stretch:
- the rsgA gene encoding ribosome small subunit-dependent GTPase A, producing the protein MTLTRRQKWRIEKVQSEKISRANNASIKAESSIEKGTEELHGLVITRYGQRQLIESNHGDLFQATGRQNIGLSVAGDRVLFQKVEGDEGVVTAIYPRKTELKRQDRLIAANIDQLWLVVAIEPHYQFELIDRYLIMAENSNLPINIIVNKIELSNNDNQLSNDFSHYIDLGYDVHFLSVKNKINLEKLKKSLVNRSHIFLGQSGVGKSSLINSLIPDLDLRVNEISTKSKLGKHTTTNTTIYHIPSGGDLIDSPGIREFQLDDLTEKQIVNGFREFKSLIGKCRFRNCQHINEPNCAIKKAIESGNINSSRYESYLNILP; encoded by the coding sequence ATGACACTCACAAGAAGACAAAAGTGGCGTATTGAGAAAGTTCAATCTGAAAAAATTAGTCGTGCTAATAATGCATCAATTAAAGCAGAAAGTAGTATTGAAAAAGGTACAGAAGAGCTCCATGGCCTTGTAATAACAAGATATGGTCAACGGCAATTAATAGAGTCTAATCATGGTGACCTTTTCCAAGCAACAGGTAGACAAAATATTGGGCTGTCTGTAGCAGGAGATAGGGTCCTATTTCAAAAAGTTGAGGGTGATGAAGGGGTTGTAACTGCAATATATCCTCGTAAAACTGAACTTAAAAGACAAGATCGTCTTATAGCAGCAAATATTGACCAATTATGGCTTGTCGTTGCAATTGAGCCCCATTACCAGTTTGAGCTTATTGATCGTTACCTAATAATGGCCGAAAATTCGAATCTACCAATAAATATTATTGTTAATAAAATTGAGCTTTCAAATAATGATAATCAACTCTCTAATGATTTTTCTCACTATATTGACCTTGGCTATGATGTCCACTTTCTTAGTGTCAAAAATAAAATAAACTTGGAGAAATTAAAGAAAAGTCTTGTTAATAGATCTCATATATTTCTTGGTCAATCTGGTGTCGGCAAGTCATCACTAATCAATTCACTTATCCCTGATTTAGATTTAAGAGTAAATGAAATATCAACAAAAAGTAAGTTAGGAAAGCATACAACAACTAATACTACTATTTATCATATCCCTTCTGGTGGTGACTTAATTGACTCGCCAGGAATTAGAGAGTTTCAATTAGATGATCTCACTGAAAAGCAAATAGTTAATGGCTTTAGAGAATTTAAATCATTAATTGGTAAGTGTCGATTCAGGAACTGTCAGCACATCAATGAACCAAATTGTGCTATAAAAAAGGCAATAGAATCTGGAAATATTAACTCTTCTCGTTATGAAAGCTATTTAAATATTCTCCCGTAA
- a CDS encoding M48 family metallopeptidase, with amino-acid sequence MEFNFFTFLFLLAILTSVIALLWLNFRQDKSIKNSFNKVPQGFSDNISIEDHQKAGKYTQAKLLVNHFEIIFSTLVLLIWTLGGAMNWLDQFWSLRISDPILMGTIFILSIMLIASFVDLPFSIYRNFILEQRFGFNRMTVRTFIGDLIKEILITLILMLPLIYAILYLMNLDSIRDFWWIYVWIIITLFTLTMMWIYPSFIAPIFNKFNPLDNEVLKNRITNLLERTGFGSDGIYVMDGSKRSSHGNAYFTGIGKNKRIVFFDTLLNGMEDKEIEAILAHELGHFHHKHTRQRMISSFIFSFVSLAILGYLINQVWFYNGLGISTPSAHTALVLFSFALPVFSFFITPFSNLMSRKHEYQADAFAATHTDAKDLISSLIKLYKENSSSLSPDKLYSAFHDSHPSAVLRIERLQ; translated from the coding sequence ATGGAATTTAATTTTTTTACATTTTTATTTTTACTTGCAATACTAACTTCAGTCATAGCCCTTCTTTGGCTTAATTTTAGGCAAGATAAATCTATTAAGAACTCGTTCAATAAAGTCCCACAGGGTTTTAGTGATAATATTAGCATTGAAGATCATCAAAAAGCTGGTAAATATACTCAAGCAAAGTTACTAGTCAATCATTTTGAAATTATTTTTTCTACACTTGTTCTGCTGATATGGACTCTTGGTGGCGCAATGAACTGGCTTGATCAATTCTGGAGTTTAAGGATTTCAGATCCAATATTAATGGGAACTATATTTATTTTAAGCATCATGCTTATTGCGAGCTTCGTAGACCTGCCATTTAGTATTTACCGTAACTTTATTCTTGAACAGAGGTTTGGCTTTAATCGAATGACAGTGAGAACTTTTATTGGTGATTTGATTAAAGAAATATTGATAACTCTAATTCTAATGTTGCCACTTATATATGCCATTTTGTATCTTATGAATTTAGATTCTATTAGAGACTTCTGGTGGATTTATGTTTGGATAATTATTACTCTTTTCACTCTAACTATGATGTGGATCTATCCATCGTTTATTGCACCTATCTTTAATAAATTTAATCCACTAGATAACGAAGTTTTAAAAAATCGAATTACTAACCTTCTTGAAAGAACAGGTTTTGGCAGTGATGGTATCTATGTAATGGATGGATCAAAACGTTCATCGCATGGTAATGCCTATTTCACAGGGATTGGTAAAAATAAAAGAATTGTTTTCTTTGATACACTCCTTAACGGCATGGAAGATAAGGAAATTGAAGCAATTCTTGCACACGAACTAGGTCATTTTCATCATAAACATACACGACAAAGAATGATTAGCTCATTTATTTTTAGCTTCGTAAGTCTAGCAATTCTTGGCTATCTAATTAATCAAGTATGGTTTTATAATGGACTTGGTATTTCCACTCCATCAGCACATACAGCACTAGTGTTATTTAGTTTTGCTTTGCCTGTTTTTAGTTTTTTTATTACCCCTTTTAGTAATTTAATGTCAAGAAAACATGAATATCAAGCAGACGCTTTTGCAGCAACTCATACAGATGCTAAAGATTTAATTTCATCTTTAATAAAGCTGTACAAAGAAAATTCATCTTCGTTATCACCTGATAAGCTTTATTCAGCATTTCATGACTCTCATCCAAGTGCTGTGCTGAGAATTGAGCGTCTTCAATAA
- a CDS encoding branched-chain amino acid transaminase yields MTMEDRDGFIWMDGEWLDWRDAKIHVLTHTLHYGMGAFEGVRAYETEDGPAIFRLDDHTNRLFNSTKILGMKIPFSVESLNQAQREVVVKNNLKSAYIRPMCFYGSEGMGLRADNLKVHVMIAAWEWGAYLGEDNMKNGIRIRTSSYARVHAHPSMAGAKTNGNYVNSMMALKEAQDHGFDEALMLDSEGLVSEGSGENIFIIKDNILYTPHLTSALPGITRHTIFTLAKNLGYKIVEKNLNCDEIYNADEAFFTGTAAEITPIRDLDANQIGAGTRGPLTEKLQTLYFDCVHGRNTDYLEWINNGRCV; encoded by the coding sequence ATGACTATGGAAGATAGAGATGGCTTCATTTGGATGGATGGAGAGTGGTTAGACTGGAGAGATGCTAAGATTCATGTTCTTACTCATACTCTCCACTACGGCATGGGAGCCTTTGAGGGTGTTCGTGCTTATGAAACAGAAGATGGACCTGCAATATTTAGACTCGATGACCATACGAATCGTCTGTTTAATTCAACAAAAATTCTTGGAATGAAAATACCATTCAGTGTTGAATCTTTAAATCAAGCCCAAAGAGAGGTTGTTGTTAAAAATAATTTAAAGTCAGCTTACATAAGACCAATGTGTTTTTATGGTTCTGAAGGAATGGGCTTAAGGGCGGATAATTTAAAAGTACACGTTATGATCGCAGCTTGGGAGTGGGGTGCATACTTGGGTGAAGATAATATGAAGAATGGGATAAGGATTCGAACCTCTTCTTATGCTAGAGTCCATGCTCATCCGTCAATGGCTGGTGCAAAAACAAATGGTAATTATGTTAACTCAATGATGGCGCTTAAAGAGGCTCAGGACCATGGTTTTGATGAAGCCTTAATGCTTGACTCTGAAGGACTGGTTTCTGAGGGCAGTGGTGAAAATATTTTTATTATTAAAGATAATATCCTCTACACGCCTCATTTAACTTCTGCATTGCCTGGAATAACTAGGCACACTATTTTTACTCTAGCAAAAAATTTGGGATATAAGATAGTAGAGAAAAATTTAAATTGCGATGAAATTTACAATGCTGATGAAGCATTTTTTACAGGAACTGCTGCTGAAATTACGCCAATAAGAGATTTAGATGCGAATCAAATAGGAGCTGGTACCAGAGGCCCTCTAACAGAAAAATTACAAACACTTTACTTTGACTGTGTTCATGGTCGTAATACTGATTATCTAGAATGGATTAATAATGGGAGATGTGTTTGA
- a CDS encoding zinc-finger domain-containing protein: MCLTNLNSPQLSFTIVSKGELPFHCPPKESSKWNMHPKVFLSFSKDGAASCPYCGANYQLDQ; the protein is encoded by the coding sequence ATGTGTTTGACAAATCTTAATTCGCCACAATTAAGTTTTACTATTGTTTCTAAGGGAGAATTGCCTTTTCATTGTCCACCAAAAGAATCATCAAAATGGAATATGCATCCAAAAGTTTTCCTATCTTTTTCTAAAGATGGAGCTGCAAGTTGTCCTTATTGTGGTGCTAATTACCAATTAGATCAATAA
- a CDS encoding shikimate kinase translates to MKVDSNINIILVGPMGSGKTTVGRKLSERLKKDFYDSDHEIINRTGVSIDHIFEIEGESGFRERETEILKNLCSMKNIIIATGGGVVLSHENRDLMKVSAMVIYLSSSIEQILRRTSKSKTRPLLERSKDRRKTISDIIDAREGFYQDVASVNINTNGKKLTEVIEEIVNNIES, encoded by the coding sequence ATGAAAGTTGATTCAAATATAAATATTATTCTAGTTGGGCCAATGGGGTCTGGCAAAACAACGGTTGGTAGAAAACTTTCAGAGAGGTTAAAAAAAGATTTCTATGATTCAGATCATGAAATTATTAATAGGACTGGTGTAAGTATTGATCATATATTTGAAATTGAGGGTGAGAGTGGCTTTAGGGAGAGAGAGACTGAAATTTTAAAAAATTTATGTTCTATGAAAAATATTATTATTGCAACGGGTGGAGGAGTTGTTTTAAGTCATGAAAATAGAGATTTAATGAAAGTTTCGGCCATGGTAATATATTTATCATCCTCAATAGAGCAAATCCTTAGAAGAACATCTAAGTCAAAAACACGGCCACTTCTTGAGCGAAGCAAAGATCGTAGAAAAACAATTTCTGATATTATTGATGCTAGAGAGGGGTTCTACCAAGATGTTGCTTCTGTTAACATAAATACTAATGGAAAAAAACTCACTGAAGTAATCGAAGAGATTGTAAATAATATTGAATCATAA